The following coding sequences are from one Halomonas sp. HAL1 window:
- a CDS encoding AraC family transcriptional regulator, which yields MSAPLSINKSSATTSNTSTPVFWRDIGMPYVELRKISDARQVCYAPHSHTHWSLGAVTSGQSTFCYRDATHQISAGDIVIMNPHWVHACNPLENQPWAYMMLYVDTEWLSELRYQLGLLNTPYWQDIATAVITQPALYAGYCDMAACLLNEQRDIGDKQTTLVEYLSAMLQVLAQESPAALPQAPSRLENVAAYLRANYASDISLERLCQQSGYSAGHLIRAFKQHFGLTPHAYLVNQRIQMGQKALKHGQPIVEAALNAGFNDQPHFQRTFKRLVAATPNQYRYPLLNQ from the coding sequence ATGAGTGCACCTTTGTCAATTAACAAGTCGTCAGCTACCACATCTAATACATCGACACCTGTCTTTTGGCGCGATATAGGGATGCCATATGTGGAACTGCGCAAGATCAGCGACGCGCGACAAGTTTGCTATGCACCTCATAGCCATACGCATTGGTCGCTGGGGGCGGTTACCTCTGGTCAAAGCACCTTTTGCTATCGCGATGCGACACATCAGATTAGTGCGGGAGATATCGTTATAATGAATCCCCATTGGGTGCATGCCTGCAATCCCCTCGAGAACCAGCCCTGGGCGTACATGATGCTCTACGTCGATACCGAGTGGCTGAGTGAATTGCGTTACCAACTGGGCCTGTTGAATACGCCGTACTGGCAAGATATCGCTACCGCCGTCATTACTCAGCCAGCGCTTTATGCCGGGTACTGCGATATGGCCGCTTGTTTGCTGAATGAACAACGCGACATTGGCGATAAGCAAACGACGTTAGTCGAGTACTTGTCTGCCATGCTGCAAGTGCTGGCTCAGGAATCCCCCGCCGCATTGCCTCAAGCGCCCAGTAGGCTAGAGAATGTCGCGGCTTATTTACGTGCCAATTATGCTTCCGATATATCGCTTGAGCGGCTATGTCAGCAGTCGGGCTATAGCGCTGGGCACCTGATTCGCGCCTTCAAACAGCACTTCGGGCTAACGCCTCATGCCTACCTGGTTAATCAGCGCATCCAGATGGGACAGAAAGCGCTTAAGCACGGGCAGCCCATTGTTGAGGCGGCTTTGAACGCTGGATTTAA